TGAGATACGTTTAAATTATATGCTGAACATGtcaccctcccccctccccctgtttatgatttgtggcgtgacaaaatcaatttctgagccaGGCAACAAGATTTACAATTTTTCAATCGCTTACCCAAACAGCACTTTGGTTCTCCTTGCGCGGTCGTGTagaacaataccaataccacTTGCGCGCCCgtttaagcaataccgataccccCTTGCGCGCCCCCTTGAGCAAATAGAGATTGATTCTTCTCCTtacaatatctaccaatttataCATTTACCCCTTTTACGTAGGGGTTTgtaggttgcctcctcgggttttggcacCCTCTGGGGGCATAACTTGCGTTGTGTCAGTTACGCTGTCtaccaaatttctctttgttttgcCTAAAGTGAGCTCTGCTATTAAAATTGGGCCTGCATCTGATTAGGTGTATTTCTTGATATAAGAGCTCAAACTCACCTTTGTTAGCCTTGCGACATCCATACAGCTCAAGTCGTACACAGGCTCTGTCATTGTGGCTCGATGGTAAAGGTCTAATTCGTACGAGACGTGTTATCAAGGGAACTGGTAACTTGTTTTGTTTAACTTGTCGGTTATGTGAATATCCATCGAAtatctataaaaaaaaataacaaaagagaCGTCACAACTATTGGTGCAAGGATGCTCGGTTGCTTGTATTTAAGGGGGCGGAATAATGCTTTAACGAGAACACAAACTCCAAAAATCGATTAATTAATCGTAATTTTTAGTGCAGttgtttaaagggaacctccacatcaacaaaaaaataactttaaagcaaaggaaataacccttacagtcaagtcagtctaaagtattttcaaagaaagtgtttctaAGACACTTtgcttcgtaagactaaccacggACAATGTATTTTCACCAGGAGCCATAATCAGGGATCCCTGATTATAATAATCCCTGATTATGGCGCCTGATTTTCACAAGTAAcagtcaactttattgtcaattttcaaTGGTGAATTTGTGCGGTCTGGAATCCTTTATgcgatataaggcgagattgctgtcatcattttgttagcgaacaGGACTTTGGGAGCgatgcccaacgagtttgcaaagcagaaaggtctctgatgagcccttggtcgggatgaaacgagcttcgtaagactaaccacgaacaatgtattttcacaagtaactgtcaactttaaagtgtttgtatccgaaataaataagttttagaatcgcctatttttgctttcaaaattccgcgagcgccgccatcttgaataattgtgacgtttacggttgccctattgttattattagggagcttaagcagacacgtttttgagacgcagacggcaaccaagtaagctgttttcccttcaaacttgtcttcacacaaccgcatttacattactaagtatcttttctcggTTAGAgatgattacaataaaaatctgggagattCCATtgccctggcacgcgaaatgtttacttccggttgccgtctgcgtttCAATAACGTGCTCTTTGTGTCCGAACAATAGGGCatccgtaacacgtcacaattattcaagatagcAACGCCCGCGAAACTTGAAAgtaaaaataagcgattttaaaattcaattcAAACCAATTTGTTTGTAAACGTAATTTacttcggtttaaacttattctgtctTAAGAAAGGAGGTTCCCTTTGAAGGATCATTGCAGCAACACGATGGTGAAGGGAAGGTCTGTCCCGATTGCGGTAGAGAAGTCGATAAAAGAGCttcaaaaaatggcaaaaaatgcTTAAACAGTgttcgaattttcaaaaaaaaaaaaaaagaagaagaagaaggaataATGCTTAAAAGTTGCTGAAGTGCGTCTACATTTTACCAAAGAATTGCCCTTCCGTTGTCTGGAAATGATCGTAGAAGTAAAACACCAATTTTGTTTGAACAAAACATACTTTAGTAATATGCATGGGACTGACAAGGTTCAAATCGCTTTACATCAAACGAAAGTTTGACTAAGACGCATTTCAACCGTGCATTTTTTGTGTCCAATTATTCAATTCCACGAGTGCACATAAATATAATGTTGCGCTAAACGTGCCCAGTTGCTATACAACCAAAGCGATGTTTGCGAGTATGAGTATAATAAACCCTTGCTTTGAAGCTGCTAGAGTTTGTACCTTTCCCTGATAATACTCAAACCAGTGAATTCCATCGCAGCTGTAATTAAGCATGTACTTTAGGGCCAAGTTTTCATTTCCAGGGAGCCCTTGAGTCGCTACAGCAGTCACTGCAGTTGCATGTACCAAGTCCACTTGAAGGTAGGGATTATTGTCCGAATCCTCCGCACACCATCCCCCTAGGGACATTTTATGAACACTCCTGAAATTTATCAATACCTCAACGTTAGCAAATTCTTGCCGTTGTGCGATACAATACCTATTTCTGTTGGGCTAAAATTGTGATGAAGTAACGTGCTTTACTTTTTTATCCgttttaaaatacttttcatCCCGATTTGTTCCTCGATCGTCTATTAAGTAAAATTCGATATCAACACGTGGAGTTTACGTTACATTATGAAGTACAATGCATGGAGGCTTTCATCCATCTTTAGAAACATTGAGCTGAACATTTTAGTTTGTGAAAGTACGTCACAAGAAAATTTGTCATTTTGTTTAACGGCGCCAAAGCGTACAATGAACGTTATTCTCTATATCGTAACTACAGCACATAAATGAAGACTTCCAGTGCATGAGTATTACTAGTCAGTGAAGTATTGGCGTCATTCTTGCAAACACACGATCTGTTTTCCACTAGGGCTCATGTCGTTTCAACGAGGAAATAAACTGATTGCTTTCATCAGTGGACAAGGGCATGCATTCAACCCTGTACACATATCCGAACATTTTTGGACTGGCTTATGAGTAACAGTGTAACTTGCTATTCATTCTTCGTTTATGGGCGCCCAACGAGCCATTTTGATAATAAATCTGCAATGAGTGTGGCATCAATACACTAGTAAACAACCCACTTTCAACGGTCAATCAGAACAACAGAAAAGTCATATCCGAGATTGAAAATACAGTAAAGATTAATAACTTTAATTGAATTACCATTTGTTGTGAAGTCTTCCCTCGGAAGGTCGCGTCCAATAGCTTTTGTGAGAGGAAGCGGTAATCTTAGAATTATTAATCTCTTTAGACTGCATTCCTAAGGGATCTGAACAAGCTGTGACAAAAAAGAATAAATGAAATGTCTCAGGAGCAGGTGAACTGATTAAATACAACTGTCTTCTCTAAAGAAAAgccctttttaaaaattatcttcCAAGGTTCTTATAACAAATGAATAATGACAGCCCCCTTTCAATACGAAAGTCACTTACTCACTTCCTGTCATTGTGAACTTATGGACTTTTAACGGTTCATTGTCTTTTTCCCAGTAAGTTATTGATGATGATAATCAGAGATGAGAGTGAATTGGAGTTGAGAGAGAATGGGCCGAAAATTCCGTTCTGCGACAGAATATGAAACAAGAGACTTGGCGTTTGTAGATCTTATACATTGtcaatttttctgaaaaatggacaaaagtgtgcACGATCTCGAGAAGAAAAAACAGGAATGACCCTTAAAGCTTTAAGAAATGAGGTGGCAATTTCATAggctgttcacagtcccctattttcccgtttgatcgtcgggttCGAGCACAGCctgccgccatctttgttttaaaacagCGAGGGCGAACTGTGGAGAGCGACATAACTACCGAGACCACTCCAAtccccccacccactcggtagttatgtcgctctccccagttcctgctcgcttttaaaaacaaagatggcggcagTTTGTGCTCGATATTGACGATCAAACGGGAAATAGGGGACTGAGAACAGTCTAACAATTTCAATGCCCAAATAATAGAACAGTTAGGAGATGAAAAATGAAACGGCACAAACGGCGGTGACAAACATGGTAAACCAACGCATTTGATTacgacttgacgtttcgtatgctaggcAACATACATCTTCAAAAGTAAGCGTTACAGGGTTTGAAAACTATCTGATTTATTTCGATAGCAAGTGGTAGGGAACCGAGATTAAGAAAACAGATCTTAAcagtaattttttcaaaaattggaATCAGTTAATTAATAAagtttgacattttagcgtcggGCAAAACTGACTTTCATTGTAAAGTTAAAGAAGCCATATAAACGTCAGCAGTGAGAAGCTGTTGCTATAATTCCACCTTTTAAAAAGAAGATTACTGTTGAgatctttttttcttaatctcGGTTGCTGAGCCCTTCCTGTGTAAATACTTAAGTAGTTTTCAAACCTTGTGACGgttattttgaaaacgtttacAAGCTgcctagcatacgaaacgtcaagtcttCATAAAACGTAATTTACCacgtttgtcaccgctgtttgtgttttttttttctttttaattaaggacggtgcctactaattcaaaggtattttttccccggtttatgattatgcaggaaatgtagatcttcacaagtgctattgaaatccaaaaagaaaattgggggtaaccacgcattttcaaagataattcaagaataatatttgtaaaaagctttaaattacaaaacaatgtatggcgttctttctcaaattgaagcttaattatctctcaaaaatgcatggttacccccaattttcattttggataccaagagtacttactaagatccaCTTTCTccaaatagttttaaaccgcgcaaaaatatccctgtattagtaagcatcggcgataggaaatacGAGTAtttggagatgcgcagaacgtatgcgcaataacaatagtaggcaccgtccttaatcaagTTCCATTGACCAATAATCACACAGAAACCTGCTTCATTGTCTCCCTTGTGTGGTCTAGTAAGAGTAGCGAAGTTGGAAATATATCAGCGACTAGAAATTCCGTCTTGGGTTATTAGCCAATTGTGTCAAATAGGTTTGCCAGGGTAGGGTAAGTAATCCAGCCTATTGCGAACAACTCGTCCCTGGTCTTTTTCTGAAGGATCGACCGTTATTAGTCAAACTCTTTGCCTTTACCAAATGGAGCCCTCGCCATGTACGACAAAAACCCTCtccatttgatttttttacgTTCTGTTCATAAAAAGGCATCCAAACGGACTAACCATTTTGAGCACTTCCTAACAAATTCTATCCTTTTTTGTGTCTATATCATCCGAACGACGAATTATAAAGAACACTGATAGCTTCCAAGATAAGCCGTTCGATAGCTATTGGACCATAAAAAAGTGGAAAGATAGTGTTCCGAATCATGGAAAAGTTTAATTTGTTGTGAACAGCAATTTTCTTATAGCTTGCTCCCAGCAAAGGTAACTATGTTCTCAGTCCAATTAATGATTGGAGCTAAGGAAGGAATAATCAAAATTTGtagtaaaaaatgcatgtacTAACCAATTGGTGTCGCATTGGTAGTCCCAACTGGTCTGCTAGACAAATGTGAACTATTCATCACCCCAGAACCTAGGGTTGATACTTTGGACATGTCATTTCCCGCAGGTTGCTTTGTTCCTGCGACAGATTTAGTTGGAGCTCTGGTGGTAACCACTAAATTGGGGTCCTGTGTCGGGTGTGGACAAACTGTAAACAAACCACAAATAAGTTGTCTTCAAGTTTTCATAGCGTTATTATTTAatttacagtcaactctctgCTAACGTACACTAGCTCTCGTAAGCGTACAGCTCTATTTACAGGCACCAGTCCTTTTCAAATTCCCAAATTTACCTTCCAGTCAAACTTTGTATTTACAAATTTCCGTAAACAGACACTCTCTCGTAAACGGAAGCGGACACTTTTGAAAATTACAATTgaaatttcctttttgtttacGCTCTCTCTTAAGCGGACACCCCATGTATAATAATTGACTCTTGGCAATGAAATTTGTCTTTAATTCGCAATTCAAACAAAACTATGACTTTTGACAGGCAACAGAACAGTAGGGTCGGTTTTGTCAAATTTCTATTTGTCCGCAAGAAAACAGGCACTCCCTTCGTTTGACGCGAACAAGAGTCCAACCCGTATTTGCAGTGACACGTTATGGGAATAATTTTCCTAAACCGACAGCTCTATTAACAGACGCTTTTTCCAATTCCCGATGGTGCCCACTtacgagagagttgactgtacgcACGTTTGGCTGAAACCCTTAGTTTCGTGCTTTGGCTTGAGAGTTTGGTGAGTGTACATTAAATTGTACCTGTTTTATTGACTCATTCAAGATGGAAGACGgactgattggttgattgattgattgattgattgattgatcgcgTTGCTAGCCGGCTGGATggttgactgactgactgactgactgactgactgactgactgactgcctgactgactgattgactgactgactgactgactgactgactgactgactgactgaatgaatgaatgaatgaatgacttacttacttacttacttacttacctacttacttactaaCTTACTTACCGACTTACCTACTTAcggattgactgactgactgactgactgactgactgactgactgactgactgactgactgactgactgactggctTGTTAACTCAATGACTGATTGGATTGGCACTCAGAATGCATGATTGACTAGTTAAACGACTGACTGACTGGTTAACTTAAGAATTGCCTACTGAAAGGCTGGCTGGGCCGAGTTGCACAAAGCTTGGCCAGCGCTAACCATTAGTTAATTTCTCAGTTTTTCTTTAATCGTGTGAGTTGTTATGGTATCTAACTATGACTGGCGTAAACCATGCTTTAAGCAACCTGAGAAGCTGATTGGCCAAGTGCCTTACAGACCCTTGTTATTCTGGCTCACTGACTGACATGCTTGTTGACTGAGTGACACATGCAGGTCATATGATGTGAATGACATACACTTTTTACCTTGACTGGTTGGGCATCCGTAAAGTTCCAGTCTCAAACATATCGATCCCAGCTGATTCCATTCGAGTGGTTTCATTCGGATGAAACGAGCCGTTATCGGTACTGGTAACTGATTTGTCACAACGCTGTCCGAGTCATTATTCCCTTGAAGTACCTAAAAAGAGAGACCGAAGAAAAAGGCTTATGgataaaatgtttgttttactTATTTAGGTGACTACAAACTTAGCGCTGATTTCTGGACGTTGGGTTTAGGAGGGAATGAACAAATCAAAAACCTGGGAATTGGAAGATGGAAATAAAATGTGGAATCTAAGAAGCCTGCAGATTTTGTTTGAGCAAATTGCTTACTAGCTAGcactaaggacggtgcctactattgttattgcgcatacgttcagCGCAGCTCCGGATACTCGGGTTtactatcagtgatgcttactaatacagtgatatttttgcgcgaagtactcttggtatccaaaaagaaaattggtttagagaaaattaagcttcaatttgaaaaagaatgcCACAaatcgctttgtattttaaagctttttacaaatattatatattcatcaattatctttgaaaaatgggtggttacccccaattttctttttggatttcaatggaACTTGTTAAGATTTACGTTTtgcgcataatcataaatcggggaaaatacctttgaattagtaggcaccgtactTAAGCAATCAACACTGACCAAAGTGACAGTAAAAGCGGGGTTCCTGGATTCTAGCAGGAATTGGTCGACCTCAAATCCGTGAATGCATCACAGTTTAATTTTCCTGAAAAGTTATCTTCTTTTCAGGGTCTTCCTATTCTTCATCTCGGCTTTTACCAGCAGAGCTACTGCAGGTGTCAGACATTTTGTCGACAGGTCGTTCTGTCTGCTGCGAACTTATTGCTACCTAGCTTAACCAATCTTCTCTTTATTAAACAAGATGCACTATATTGACAAGCAAAGtgattttattcaaacacaatgtGCAAATAGACTTCGCGTAagccaacctcgtccccagggctttttttttcctcttcttggTGAAAaagtcctgggaacgagattggccTGACATTATCCTGTGAAAAGGTTGCACGTACAGCTTACTGCTACTTACCGTACTTCTCCCTTGAAACCAGTGCGAGAACCACCTAACACCATCACAACTAAAATTAAGGGAGTATTGAGTCACCCAGTGACCACCATTGCCCATAACTTCCAAGCCCTGAGAGGCAACCGCTGATACATTCGTCGTCACCAGCAGGTCGATTTGTAACCATTGGCCTGTGTCAGTTTCTCCTGAGCACCAAGCACCGAACGAATTAAAACTCCTAATGAAGAAAAGCACCGAGAAAGTCATCATAAGTATTCTGAGAAAAAGCAGCCTCAGATAAAACGAATTGCTACAGTTTTACCCATCTAGAGGGGAATTCCAAGGCCTCTTTGAAGCCACTCGCCTTTCACAAGGATATACCAGTGGGTTAAATGATTATTTTTGACCGTTTACTCTTCGTGCAAACCCAGGGAATTAAAATGTTAAGAGGAGCAATTTTTCACCCCCTGAGTAATGGCGTCACTTAGGATTTTTCCCAGTGAACTAGACTGGTGAAGAAATGCTGTTTCCTGAGTTGATTTGTCAATAATTGTGAATGGCAATGAAGTCATAGAGATTTCAACACGGTTCGATGTTCTAGAGTAACTGTTCATCACAAAAGACTACGCAACTGGTTTTTGCAAGTGATCAGTGTAACAGACTTACAAGGTATTGTGGAGTCTTCCTGCTGAAGGAAGCATAAAATCGCTCAAGGAGGATGATGCTTCCAGCTGGGCATCTTTTATGAAACCAGACTTCAAACCAAGCGGCGATGAACAGCCTGTTGAGAGCAAAAACAAACATACAAAGAATGTATCTGTCTATTCCTGTTCTATTCTTTCAATTAAAGTCCTTGCTTTGGAAACGAGGGACAAGTGACTCAAACGTGGGGTGTGCGGCTGTCCAAATAGAAGACCGTGACACTAGCAGTAAGCACTGTTAGATGAGTTTAATCTCTGGATGAGTGAACGTATGGGAATGCCGCACGTTTTTCGCCTTGACAGAGGAGTTGGACTGGCGATTTGTGGGATTCATTCGTTTTTACAGCCATAAGATTATATATTGGCTGCCATGTTCTAGCTAGCACTCGgcttaattaaggacgttcgcgcccaaaatgttcgcacgaacatattttttttaaacttgccacgcagaaaggtaaaaaaaaaaaaaaaaaaatgagggtgggaggtcaccgtgctcgttttcgagatactGATGTGCATTTTTACAAGCTTAACTAAGTCAAATCTTTTCATGTTCAATTTACTAATGCAgcaatcatgaaaaaaaaaacattatcaaAACATGCACAATAACCAGCAAATCTGTCTGATCAACAATGTAGTGAAGCAAATCATATAACTAAGCAATCGTCTTCgttttgtcaaataaaaaagttaaaaaatgtaGCCTGTTTCAGGCTGAAATTTGAGTGCCAAAGCTACTAATCGTTGATAAAAAGAATGTTATCTCTCTTGCGATACGATTTCATTCAATTTGTTATTGTTACGTTTCTTGCGCACTTGCTACATGGTGTTTGATAGAATCTTTTCGTTTATGTTTTGGTATTATTTTGATTCGGGTTTCTTGGTTAAATTCACAGAAAAAAGCCACAAAAGAGTCTACACGATTCGAGTTTAACTCTCACAGTTTACTTTTCATAGCAATAACAATGTCAAAGAACTGTCAAAAGTAGATTAATTGACTGTtaatgaaaaataactgtgCGCCTTTAGACATCCATCACTCGTGGCAGCCGACAATTGGCCTGTTGATCGACTGTGTACAGAGCGAGGGATGTGTGTTTGATAAAGGGACCTTTTTTTATTGAGAGAGTGGGATGATTTTCTCGCTTTCGACGTGATTAATCTTGTAAGCATTTCAGGGAGGGAAGAAAGAATCAAAAAAGAGTTTGCGTTTGGTGTGGATTACGTGCGAACATCGATAACACGCTGTCAAGGAGCTTTGTGTCTTTGAAATATCGTGCATCTCAAGGGGGTAATTAACGTATTCCGGTGTTGTACGGCCATATTTTGCAATTACAATGTCGTTTCAACTTCAAGACCCACCGGTTATAACCGGAAAGCCGgacatctttctttctttgaaaacatgtcaatACTATATTCTTCGTGATATTACTGGGCTGTAAAAATAATTCATCGTGTTCGACTGAATTACAGCAATCATGCACGAAGATTCTTCACCCACGTCGCTGAGATTGATCTTTATGAGTCACATACGAATAGTGGCGAAGAAAGGCAGTCCGGAATAACTTGCAGCGCTGAGGATTTTGTCGCTAAAAGTTCAATAAGAACATCGAAGAAAAGCACTTTAAAATCTTGCTTGCGTTCATTCTTAAGCGAACCACAGGTCTGAATCGGGAAGCATAGGATCAACCTGGCAGTTTAAAATAACCTACACGATCGATTAGACAACAAATTTCGGATACAAAATTCCTCGACTCCTCAAAATCTCAACGCGGGTTAACTCTTTGTTCCCTCAAAATATTGGCCGCAGGAAAATCCACGGTGTTTTAGGGATAAACTATTAActattttacttatttttattaactATAGTAGCACAGATCATCCCGAGAAGGTTCGTACCACATTT
The Montipora capricornis isolate CH-2021 chromosome 10, ASM3666992v2, whole genome shotgun sequence genome window above contains:
- the LOC138019620 gene encoding lactadherin-like → MLSCLVQVFVFYLVATEEATAGCSSPLGLKSGFIKDAQLEASSSLSDFMLPSAGRLHNTLSFNSFGAWCSGETDTGQWLQIDLLVTTNVSAVASQGLEVMGNGGHWVTQYSLNFSCDGVRWFSHWFQGRSTVLQGNNDSDSVVTNQLPVPITARFIRMKPLEWNQLGSICLRLELYGCPTSQVCPHPTQDPNLVVTTRAPTKSVAGTKQPAGNDMSKVSTLGSGVMNSSHLSSRPVGTTNATPIACSDPLGMQSKEINNSKITASSHKSYWTRPSEGRLHNKWSVHKMSLGGWCAEDSDNNPYLQVDLVHATAVTAVATQGLPGNENLALKYMLNYSCDGIHWFEYYQGKIFDGYSHNRQVKQNKLPVPLITRLVRIRPLPSSHNDRACVRLELYGCRKANKVCGNKSSSDVTNDYEQDSMQVGLTTQESLVEIVQKPTRQKDVIVIVGAQDQHPPGLSAGITFITKKFTFVALLTLLLNLNYCF